One genomic segment of Clostridium saccharoperbutylacetonicum N1-4(HMT) includes these proteins:
- the pyrF gene encoding orotidine-5'-phosphate decarboxylase translates to MTSYIIDKLYDRVEKRGVVCVGLDTALDYLPEHIKEGRTPSEAIFEFNKQIIDATFDVAACFKVQIAYYEALGLEGLIAYKKTLAYLREKDEIIIADIKRGDIAATATMYAKAHFEGEFEADFITLSPYMGMDSIEPYLPYLERGNKGVFSLVRTSNPGAEDIEYLDTIGNKKVYEVVADKITEMSKNIKGKCGYSAIGGVIGCTYVEEGQKIRANYNNMFFLIPGYGAQGGTAEDVALYLNNGNGGVVNSSRGILLAYKKENREKEFALCAREEAIKMRDAIKKAVNN, encoded by the coding sequence ATGACAAGTTACATAATTGATAAGTTATATGATAGAGTTGAAAAAAGAGGAGTAGTTTGTGTAGGCTTAGATACTGCCTTAGACTATTTGCCAGAACATATAAAAGAAGGAAGAACTCCAAGTGAAGCTATTTTTGAATTTAATAAACAAATTATAGATGCAACTTTTGATGTGGCAGCATGCTTTAAGGTTCAAATTGCATATTACGAAGCTTTAGGCTTAGAAGGATTAATTGCATATAAGAAAACCTTAGCTTATTTACGAGAAAAAGATGAAATAATAATAGCTGATATAAAAAGGGGAGATATAGCAGCAACTGCAACGATGTATGCAAAAGCTCATTTTGAAGGAGAGTTTGAAGCTGATTTCATAACATTAAGTCCTTATATGGGAATGGATAGCATCGAACCATATCTACCTTATTTAGAAAGAGGAAATAAAGGTGTTTTCAGTTTGGTAAGAACATCAAATCCAGGAGCAGAAGACATTGAATATTTGGATACCATAGGAAATAAGAAGGTTTATGAGGTAGTAGCAGATAAGATAACTGAAATGAGTAAAAATATAAAAGGAAAGTGTGGGTATTCAGCAATTGGGGGAGTTATTGGTTGTACTTATGTTGAAGAGGGACAGAAGATAAGAGCTAATTATAATAATATGTTTTTCTTAATACCAGGATATGGTGCACAAGGAGGAACTGCAGAGGATGTTGCATTATATTTAAATAATGGAAATGGTGGAGTCGTTAATTCGTCAAGAGGAATATTGCTTGCTTACAAGAAGGAAAATAGAGAAAAAGAATTTGCGTTATGTGCAAGAGAAGAAGCGATAAAAATGAGAGACGCAATAAAGAAGGCAGTTAATAATTAG
- the pyrE gene encoding orotate phosphoribosyltransferase: MKAYKREFIEFMIECGVLTFGDFVTKSGRKTPFFVNTGNYQTGSQLKRLGEFYAEAIHENFGDDYDVLFGPAYKGIPLGVTTAIALSNSFDVEVKYCSNRKEVKDHGDTGILLGSKLKDGDRVLIVEDVTTAGTSIYETMPILKSQANVNVKGLIISVDRMERGQGEQSALTEIREKFGFKTCAIVTMAEVIEYLYNKEINGNILITDEIKVRIDEYYKQYGAK, encoded by the coding sequence ATGAAAGCTTATAAAAGAGAATTTATTGAATTTATGATTGAATGTGGTGTTTTAACTTTTGGAGATTTTGTTACTAAGAGTGGAAGAAAAACTCCGTTCTTTGTTAATACAGGTAATTATCAAACAGGAAGTCAATTAAAAAGGCTTGGAGAATTTTATGCAGAAGCTATACATGAAAATTTTGGCGATGACTACGATGTATTATTTGGGCCAGCATATAAAGGAATTCCATTAGGGGTGACGACTGCAATAGCACTTTCAAATTCTTTTGATGTTGAGGTAAAATACTGTTCAAATAGAAAAGAAGTTAAGGATCATGGTGATACTGGAATCCTATTAGGAAGTAAATTAAAAGATGGTGATAGAGTTTTGATTGTTGAAGATGTTACAACAGCAGGAACTTCAATATATGAAACTATGCCTATCTTAAAAAGTCAAGCAAATGTGAATGTAAAAGGGCTTATAATATCAGTAGATAGAATGGAAAGAGGCCAAGGAGAACAATCAGCTTTAACTGAAATCAGAGAAAAATTTGGATTTAAGACTTGTGCTATAGTTACTATGGCTGAAGTTATAGAATATCTATATAATAAAGAAATTAACGGAAATATACTTATTACTGATGAAATTAAAGTGAGAATAGATGAGTATTATAAACAATATGGTGCTAAATAA
- a CDS encoding dihydroorotate dehydrogenase produces MMKVTINNVEFKNPVIAASGTFGFGAEYNNFYDVGILGGISSKGLTINPKQGNEGIRVFETPSGMMNSVGLQNPGIDAFIKYELPNMRKLGTNVIANIGGGCFEDYEAAVTKINDTDVDMIELNISCPNVKHGGMAFGIKSDVAYDVVKKIKAISKKPLMVKLSPNAENIVDMAVKCQEAGADSLSLINTLNAMAVDIYNRKPIFNNVTAGLSGPAVKPVALRMVHQVAKAVEIPVIGLGGICSGKDAIEFMMAGASAIQIGTVNFVNPMAGKEIIEEMESFLKDQGIKDINEIIGII; encoded by the coding sequence ATGATGAAAGTTACTATTAATAATGTAGAATTTAAAAATCCTGTAATTGCCGCATCAGGAACTTTTGGCTTCGGAGCTGAATATAACAATTTTTATGATGTTGGAATTCTTGGAGGCATATCATCTAAAGGACTTACTATAAATCCGAAACAAGGAAATGAAGGAATAAGGGTATTTGAAACACCATCTGGAATGATGAATTCAGTAGGGTTACAAAATCCAGGAATAGATGCATTTATAAAATATGAACTTCCTAATATGAGAAAGTTAGGTACTAATGTTATAGCAAATATTGGCGGAGGTTGCTTTGAAGATTATGAAGCAGCTGTAACTAAGATTAATGATACAGATGTTGATATGATTGAACTTAATATTTCATGCCCTAATGTTAAACATGGTGGTATGGCCTTTGGTATTAAGTCAGATGTTGCTTATGATGTGGTGAAAAAAATTAAGGCTATAAGTAAAAAGCCATTAATGGTAAAATTATCACCAAATGCAGAAAATATAGTTGACATGGCTGTAAAATGTCAAGAAGCAGGAGCAGATTCACTTTCGCTTATAAATACATTAAATGCAATGGCAGTTGATATATATAATAGGAAACCAATATTTAACAATGTTACAGCAGGTCTATCAGGTCCAGCAGTAAAACCAGTAGCACTTAGAATGGTTCATCAAGTGGCTAAGGCTGTTGAGATACCAGTAATAGGTCTTGGTGGAATTTGCAGTGGAAAAGATGCAATTGAATTTATGATGGCAGGTGCAAGTGCAATTCAAATAGGAACAGTTAATTTTGTGAATCCAATGGCTGGGAAAGAAATCATTGAAGAAATGGAAAGTTTCTTAAAAGATCAAGGGATTAAAGATATCAATGAAATAATTGGAATAATTTAG
- a CDS encoding dihydroorotate dehydrogenase electron transfer subunit: MAITYRNAKVISNEEISKDIYKLVVEDDSEIKAGQFYMLKINGVTFLPRPISICEKTENRLTFLYAVVGEGTKEYKMLKKDDFINITGPLGNGFDIEKNYNRVALVAGGIGTAPMLELAKKLRKKDKNQKIDLYAGFRDEIYLIDELKEYVDEISISTNTGKHGHKGFITELLKPENYDTVLCCGPEIMMKKVVDMCKEKNVSVYVSMEKHMACGVGACLVCTCKTKDGHKRTCKDGPVFDGYYVEL; the protein is encoded by the coding sequence ATGGCTATAACTTATAGAAATGCAAAAGTAATTTCAAATGAGGAAATTTCAAAGGATATATATAAATTAGTAGTGGAAGATGATTCAGAAATAAAAGCAGGACAATTTTATATGCTTAAAATTAATGGGGTAACTTTCCTTCCAAGACCAATAAGTATTTGTGAAAAAACAGAAAATAGATTGACATTTTTATATGCTGTAGTTGGAGAAGGTACTAAGGAATATAAAATGCTTAAAAAAGATGATTTCATTAATATTACAGGACCACTTGGAAACGGATTTGATATAGAAAAAAATTATAATAGAGTTGCATTAGTTGCAGGAGGAATAGGAACTGCACCTATGTTAGAACTTGCAAAAAAATTAAGAAAAAAAGATAAAAATCAAAAAATAGATTTATATGCAGGGTTTAGAGATGAAATTTATTTAATAGATGAGTTAAAAGAATATGTAGATGAAATTAGCATATCTACAAATACAGGAAAGCATGGACACAAAGGGTTTATTACTGAACTTTTAAAACCTGAAAATTATGATACGGTGCTATGCTGCGGACCAGAAATAATGATGAAAAAAGTTGTAGATATGTGCAAAGAAAAAAATGTAAGTGTATATGTTTCTATGGAAAAGCATATGGCCTGTGGAGTTGGAGCTTGTTTAGTATGCACATGCAAAACAAAGGATGGCCACAAGAGAACTTGTAAAGATGGGCCAGTTTTTGACGGATACTATGTGGAATTATAA
- a CDS encoding DUF2334 domain-containing protein: MHRKFKPLLFSFLALILFLFTFYNILSYFNFFKKNLTIVNKTLYSNLLPEDNFKSTYTPKLKFVDKPITKIDSISFNILKENNISNVPVILKAQRYYIPLSFICTKLNYTLNKTNGSFSINNTDNTITLTENSYERNSKKGSLRGNVLNYNGTDYISISDIEELFDLIAVFDFKNKKINLLNNKIKTPEESSVIYSDKIALIRFEDFGCGYSNLEDKNQVKVKLMSNLLYSNGIKFHIAWIPRFIVPDANFDNDLLTNDNIVNVGFVNLLDYMINKGGEIGLHGYTHQSGKESSAVGEEMSKNTNSTVSETRAVIEKGIDTASALNIPISFYESPHYRDTEMQKKIISEYFQFVFEPYDNSKKNIYRPNDYNLFVPTPLGYVSDILADTDSIIDKLKKNDPDVLSSFFYHPSIEIDYIKFNTDGNKLNVTYDENSPLQRITKALKEDEYTTIHIDDLLDK; this comes from the coding sequence ATGCACAGAAAATTTAAACCACTTTTATTTTCGTTTTTAGCATTAATTTTATTTCTATTTACTTTCTATAATATCCTTTCTTATTTCAATTTTTTTAAAAAAAATCTAACCATTGTTAATAAGACACTATATTCAAACTTACTTCCAGAAGACAATTTCAAAAGTACATATACTCCCAAACTTAAATTTGTGGACAAGCCTATAACTAAAATTGATAGTATAAGCTTTAATATTTTAAAGGAAAACAATATTAGTAATGTTCCTGTTATTCTTAAAGCGCAACGCTATTATATTCCACTTAGTTTTATTTGTACTAAACTAAATTATACATTAAATAAAACCAATGGTTCTTTTTCAATTAATAATACTGATAATACTATTACCTTAACAGAAAATTCCTATGAAAGAAATTCTAAAAAGGGATCTCTTAGGGGTAATGTATTAAATTATAATGGAACTGATTATATTTCAATATCTGATATTGAAGAACTTTTTGACTTAATTGCCGTATTTGATTTTAAAAATAAAAAAATCAACTTATTAAATAATAAAATCAAAACTCCTGAAGAATCTTCAGTGATCTATAGTGACAAAATTGCATTAATTCGATTTGAGGACTTTGGCTGCGGATATTCCAATCTCGAAGATAAAAACCAAGTAAAAGTAAAACTTATGTCTAATTTACTTTACTCAAATGGTATAAAATTCCATATAGCTTGGATACCAAGATTTATAGTACCTGATGCTAATTTTGATAATGACTTATTAACAAATGATAACATTGTAAATGTAGGCTTTGTTAATTTATTAGATTATATGATAAACAAGGGTGGAGAGATTGGTTTGCATGGATATACTCATCAATCTGGTAAAGAATCAAGTGCTGTAGGTGAAGAAATGTCAAAAAACACAAACAGTACAGTTTCTGAAACTAGAGCTGTAATTGAAAAAGGAATTGATACTGCTAGTGCATTAAACATTCCTATATCCTTCTACGAAAGCCCTCATTATAGGGATACTGAAATGCAAAAGAAAATTATTAGCGAGTATTTTCAATTTGTATTTGAACCTTATGATAATTCTAAAAAGAATATTTATAGACCTAATGACTATAATTTATTTGTTCCTACCCCATTAGGTTATGTATCAGATATATTAGCTGATACAGATTCTATAATTGACAAATTGAAGAAAAATGACCCTGATGTCCTTAGCAGCTTTTTCTATCATCCATCTATAGAAATAGATTATATTAAATTTAATACAGATGGAAATAAATTAAATGTGACTTATGATGAGAATTCACCACTTCAAAGAATTACAAAGGCCCTTAAAGAAGATGAATATACAACTATTCATATTGATGACCTTTTAGATAAATAA